Below is a window of uncultured Cohaesibacter sp. DNA.
ATTCATTGAAGCTGCCAAGTCCCGTTATGCGACACTGGCGCAGGATCAGGGTGTCGGCTCTGGCGCAGACGAGACATTCGACGCGCTCTATGATGATCTGACCGACCGGATTGCCCAAACCGCAAGCAACCATGCTTATGATCCTTTGGCGCAGAAAGCTGCCGGTGAAGCGCGCTATCATCTGGCACATGGCCACTTGCTGGTGGCCGAAATTCTGGGAGGTGACGATGGCGAAGATTTCACCGAGGCGACAGACAGCTTCAAGGCAGCAGGTACGGCGCTGACAAACCATTCCGCCCTCAAGGGCGAAGAGGCCATTCTCAAGGACATCGCCCGGCTGACAGATCTGGCCAACCAGCGCTACAGCCAAAGCCAGTCGACGCAAAATGCCGGTTCCGGTGCCGATGCTGCCTTTGACGAGACCTTCGAGCAATTCATCCAGTTGGCCGATGACGCGGAAACCGTCATTCATGAAGACATGGCCAAGCAGCTGGTTTCGCTGCACGATACCAGTTTACGGTCCGATGCCATGCTGATAGTCGGAACCCTGCTGATGACCTTATTTGCAGGAGCGAGCTGGATCTATTTCAGCCGGACAATCGGACGCCGCGCCGATCAGCTTTCCAATTGTGCGGGCGATCTTGCCACCGGTAATCTGGATGCGGAATTGCCCAGCTGGACTTCGAGTGATGAACTTGGTCATCTGCATGAGACTTTGGGAGCTTTCAAGGCTTCGCTCATCGAGCAGCGGCAACTGGCCGAGCAGGTGGAGCGTGAGCGGGAAAATCAGACAGAAGATCGCAAGCGTCTGATGCACAAGCTGGCGTCCGATTTCCGGAGCAGCACGGAAGCCGTTCTGGGCGCTTTGGATGGAGCAACCGAGGATCTCAAGTCGGCGGTGCAGACCACCAGCAACGCGACGAAACAATCCGGCGCGACGGTGGATTCCACCATCAATGCAGCCAATAGCGCCTCAAGCAAGGTGGAAACAGTGGCCGCAGCCGCCGAGGAGCTGGCCTCCTCCATCGATGAAATCGGTCGACAGGTGGAAGACACCGTAACGGTGGTGACCAACGCCAGCAAGCAGGCCGATCTGACCAACCAGAAAATTTCGAACCTTGCCAACGCGGCGGACAAGATCGGAGAAGTTGTCATTCTCATTCAGGCCATTGCCGAACAGACAAATCTCTTGGCGCTGAACGCGACGATTGAAGCGGCCCGGGCCGGAGATGCTGGCAAGGGATTTGCTGTTGTGGCGGCTGAAGTCAAGGATCTTGCGACCCAGACATCGAAAGCGACGGAAGAAATCGGCAGCCAGATTGCCGCCATCCAGTCTGAGACCCGCGACGCGGTGATGGCCATCGAATCGATCTACAGCACCATGACGGAAGTGGATGACAAGACATCCAGCATCTCCAACTCCATCATTCAGCAGGGCACGGCAACGAACGAGATTGCAGGCAACGCGCAGGATACCTCTAGCCAGACAAGTCTGGTGACCCAGAATATGCTCAAGATGCATGAGGCAATGCAGACCTTGCTCACCACATCCTCCACCCTGTCCAGCCGCTCGGACGAGGTCCGGCAACAGTCCGGTAATCTCAGAGGATCTCTGGACGAATTTCTCGCCCGGCTTGAAGCTTCCTGACATTTCCGGATGCAGCAACAACAGGTTTGAGCCGGAAACAAGCCGCGTTATTTAGCCAACCATTCGGCCCCCCATACGTCATGACTGGCGTCACAGCTCAAAGAGGTTTTCAGGCCGCTTTGAGCTTCACTTTGTGGCAAACGACCCCCGCAGCCCCCCTTCGCCTTGTTGCTTGAGCGGCAAACCGCTCTCTGGTCGCGCCAGAGCAAGTGCTTTTGGTGTGCGATTTGCTACGGATGGTCTAAAATTTATAGGGCGCCAGCGCGCAGGCATTGCGCTATACTCAAAATCCTGCAAACCTACCTTCCTGCACGCCTCTCCCTTTGGTCTATTTCAATCATAGACTTGATCATTAATGTAACATAACAAACATTATAAGCTCATAATTTGATCTTTTTTGTGCTAAATGAACGAATATACGTAATTATATCGATGGATATTGAGCGTTTATCGACTTATTGTGATCGGTAACGAAATTTCTGACTTCTCGATATGGAGGTATCGAAGTTGGTGATGGCCAAGACCGGGCTTCACCAACGGTCAGGAATTTGGAATCGTGGAGGAGTGCAATGTCCGTTGAAAGACCATGCATCGGAGTCGTGGCCTTGGGAAGGCCGACTTTTGATGTTCCCTATGCAGAAGAAATTCTCGCCAAAGCCTGGAAGAGCCTTGAGGCTTTGGATGTCGAGCTGATTGGCAAGCCCGAATTGCTGTTTGATGCAGATGCCGTACTTGCTGCTCTGCCAGCCCTGAAAGCGCGCAAGCTCGACATGCTTCTGTTGCTGCAAGTGACATTCACGGATGCCACCATGACCGTGGAGCTGGGAAAGGAAATCGACGCTCCACTGGTGATGTGGTCCTTCCCGGAAGAGAGAACCGGCGGGCGTCTGCGCCTCAATTCCTTCTGCGGCGTCAATCTGGCCAGCCATGCATTGAGCCGCAACGATCTCGCCATCGACTATATTCATGATGCGCCTGAAAGCCCGGCGGCCCGCGAACAGCTTATGGTGCTGGCCCGCGCTGGCGCTGTGGTCAATGATCTCGACGGTGCCCGCATGAAGCTT
It encodes the following:
- a CDS encoding methyl-accepting chemotaxis protein — translated: MQFSISRKLAIVFGGLVAVSLSLGYLSHNLLTSVGRDGERIGLELAPLGDAAMEIKLTATRAHLLFEEIMSGDEGESIDEVWSLLDETKFYANAILNGGSNDEGTFHPTQSAAVRDKITQVDAAIAQFIEAAKSRYATLAQDQGVGSGADETFDALYDDLTDRIAQTASNHAYDPLAQKAAGEARYHLAHGHLLVAEILGGDDGEDFTEATDSFKAAGTALTNHSALKGEEAILKDIARLTDLANQRYSQSQSTQNAGSGADAAFDETFEQFIQLADDAETVIHEDMAKQLVSLHDTSLRSDAMLIVGTLLMTLFAGASWIYFSRTIGRRADQLSNCAGDLATGNLDAELPSWTSSDELGHLHETLGAFKASLIEQRQLAEQVERERENQTEDRKRLMHKLASDFRSSTEAVLGALDGATEDLKSAVQTTSNATKQSGATVDSTINAANSASSKVETVAAAAEELASSIDEIGRQVEDTVTVVTNASKQADLTNQKISNLANAADKIGEVVILIQAIAEQTNLLALNATIEAARAGDAGKGFAVVAAEVKDLATQTSKATEEIGSQIAAIQSETRDAVMAIESIYSTMTEVDDKTSSISNSIIQQGTATNEIAGNAQDTSSQTSLVTQNMLKMHEAMQTLLTTSSTLSSRSDEVRQQSGNLRGSLDEFLARLEAS